The genomic DNA ACGTTGCATCCCCTGCCATTAGATGGTGTGCTGTGGGCCATGCTGAGACCGCCAAGTGTGACACGTGGAGCATCAGCAGTGTGTCTGAGGACACCACCTCCATTGAATGCCAGAGCGCCCCTACAGTTGAAGATTGCCTGAAGAAGATTATGGTAAACTCTGTAGGAAATATCGAAATCtgttactttattattttttgtctcCACTCTGTGACATTCATCTCTGCTTTGAATCGCCCCGCAGCGTAAAGAGGCTGACGCAGTGGCTGTGGATGGAGGTCAGGTGTTTACGGCTGGAAAGTGTGGCCTGGTTCCTGTCATGGTGGAGCAGTATGAGCAAGGTAGATAACAAGAagcaataacacacacacaatcctgTGTCTTATTTCACCTTTTCTATATGAGTAATATTTGTTCGTTTTGTCTTCTCTCACAGAGATGTGCGGCAACTCTAATGGTAGTAaactttcatctttttcttccttGTTAATGATCtagacacattttttaaaaagcctatCGAAgtgcattattttatttgtaacaCAGCTTCAATGACCTGTTGTGCTGATGACAagatttgtattttgtatttgtatccTTGGACTCTACCACTCTgctactacaactacaactataATTTATATGAACAAACAGTTCAAGGAATCCTTATTTATTCATTAGTGGCCCCTTAGTTCATCCTCTGAAACAAACCTCTGCGGAAGCTTTGAACAACAGGTGGATGGAGCTTGTCTTCATTATATATTAAGGATATAGTCTCTTTATGGCTTTACAAACaaccaagattttaaaaaactacaaaaaaatcccaaattGAGCATTTACATAAATCTGGAGACCTAGCATTTAGCTCATAGGCATTGCTTGTACATTGTCTAAATTTTTAGTGGCTCTGGTTTTGTAAGTATCCACCATTTTAATGATAGATTACCTTTGAAAAGTGGATTAATTTTAAGCAGCCGTAAACAGAGTAGATTTATATGAATGTCTCTCTCTAGTTGAATGATCTGAAATGTCTACCTCTACTTCCCGTATCCACTCTTAGCCCCAGCCTCATCatactatgctgttgctgtggtaAAGAAGGGTTCAGGGGTGACCTGGGAGACTCTGAAGGGCAAGAAGTCTTGCCACACAGGCATCGGCAGAACTGCTGGCTGGAACATCCCCATGGGTCTAATCtacaaaagagaaaatgacTGTGACTTCAGTGAGTGACTGCAAGCTTCTCCTTCTTTTACCAACAGAAAGAAATTTAAAGCCACCCACAAAAACTCCCCTTTTTCTAAAAAAGTTTGTTTAGAGGACTCATATGATAAATCTATATTTAAACAAAAGCCATAATGTTCCATTAACATTTCCAAAAGAGAGGTTTGCTGATTGTTGAGCTCTTTCTGcatctcttcctctcctcaGCTAAGTTCTTCATTAGTGGCTGTGCCCCCGGAGCAGAGCCCACCTCTCCGTTCTGTTCTCTGTGCGTCGGCAGCGGTAAAGCTGTAGGAGACCAGGCCAAATGCAAAGCCAGCGCTGATGAGCAGTACTACGGTTATGCTGGAGCCTTTAGGTACAGCAAGAAACAGAATGGCATTGCATACAAGTTTGTGTATAAGGAGAAAGTTagcaaagagacaaaacaaCTGGACCATCTCTTCTCAATGTTGCCAGCtactgttatgttttttttttcttatatatttcttttgtaAACAGCCAAGAATGTGTCAAGAGCCGAAGCATGTTTTTCTCCTAAAACCAGaactttttcatctttttttaaatttctgtgaACTTTAGCAATGATGAGGTTTAATTTTTAATTGGTTAGCCATTTCCCCTCAACTTCACTCTTTGTCTCCAAAGTCATGATGTTAGTATCAGTATTTAACTTTTACTTATCATCCTTTGCATAACATAATGTATGGCATATCATTATAGATGTCTGGTTGAGGGTGGTGGTGATGTTGCCTTCGTTAAACACACAATTGTGACAGAAAACAGCGATGGTAAGAGGACTGCACTGATCTGCACTACCTGTCCCGACGACATTACAACAGCTTCTAAACTTTATTCCACTTCTCTTTACCGAAGGTAGCGGTCCAGACTGGGCTCGTAATCTGAGATCTTCTGATTACCAGCTTATCTGCCCTGGGAAGGAACCAGCGGAGATCCATGAATATGCCACTTGTAACTTGGCTGTTGTGCCTGCACACGCTGTGGTGACTCGCCCAGACAGCCACAGTAAGGTGGTCCGCATCCTTCAGGAGCAGCAGGTTAGTGATGAAGTTTAAGATAGCCACTTGAAATGAAATAAGagcttaaaataaaattcttGCTGTTTCAAAGCACTGAATTCCTAGTGCAAAAATCTGACATTGCGGTTCATCTTCAACTTCTCTAGCCGACACAGGTGCTGAGTGTGACAGAGAGAAGCATCAAGTCCTGTCATTACACAAGCTGCATACAGTTTGTTTGGGATTCTGTTTTGAGCACAACAATGAATTATTAACCGACTTTCCAAATAGTTGCCAATTAACTCTGACAACTTTATCATTGTTGCTTTGTAGGGGCTACATCTAAGACTCTGAGttaacatgttaaatgttaaaattcatgacagcagaattagaaaaagactgaacaaatgtggcttgtttggaaagataaagcctcttctctctacaaagaacatggcagcacagcttgtGTTTGTagagttgcatctgaacaaaccataagacttctggaacaatgttctctggacagatgagaccaaagtggaaaCATCTGGCCTTAATCTACAGCACCACCAAACATAGCATATTGGCACAAATACCTCATAGCAactggtggtggaggggtgatgatttgggcttctTTTACAGCCACGGGGCCTGGGCAGCTTGCTGtcagacaaacaaacacttcaAGTTACTGCTCCTAAAGTGGATTCTACTTGCTACTGAATCATGAAGTGTACTTAGTTTGTCACAACTACaaagagtcctgtgaaaacttgaCATGACTGTACATCCCCACTTGATCACAAGTGGGAGGACCTTGACATTTCATAAACCACTAGTTACCAAACTCACTAGTTACTAGTTACCACTAGTTACCAAACTTCGGTTTTTCCACATTTGGCCATTCTGCCATTTTTAATGAGTAAAGTAACCGGTGTTTATTTTAGCCTCTGTCAGGATGTATAACACTGTAATAGAagtctaaaaaataaataactgcttCAAACCTAAATTTTGTTCTTAGGCCAAATTTGGAAACAGCGGGACCGATCCTTCATTCAGAATGTTCCAGTCAGAGAACGGAAAGAACCTCCTCTTCAAGGACTCCACTAAGTGTCTCCAGGAGGTACCAGAGGGAAGAACCTATGAGCAGTTTTTGGGAAATCCTTACATGGAGGCCATGAAGGCACTTAGAATCTGCAGCGAAACTGCTTCAGGTTTGTACTACTGCAGAAATTAATTAGCATTTAAATGTTACTCTTGTATCATCTTGTACCAGATAAAATAACGTTCATGCGCTGCATTCTCAAATCGTTTTTGTTTGCCTCTCTTCCCAACAGATCTGGAAAAGTCTTGTGCTTTCCATGCCTGCCAGCAAGGGTAATGGAGATGTACAACACAGTGATTCAGCCATCTTACCCACTTTCTTCCTGCACTTACCCAAACATAGTGTTTCTCCTCTTCTGATCTTACTACTTGTTGTTAGGATTACAATTGACACTAAATATCATCAGTCCTGCAAATCAACAATACGCAAACCGATCATCTCCACATGTGGCTATTTTTATGCTGCTGAAACAGCATGTTACACTGCATTTGTCACTAGATCAACTATGTTTTGTTAACACATGCCTGacttttctcaaataaagaaatTTCAATGCTCTTTCACGGTGAAAGCACAATTTCTTACAAAGCTGATGGTGTTTTATCTGATCTTTTTCTATCTTCTCCCTTAATGATTGTtaccaaaagaacaaaaaagaaaagacaataTTATCACATTTACTGCAAGTACCAAAAACACTGAGTCACTGGCTCGAGTGCAGGTTTAAAGATCTGCTGTCTGAAGGTGCattcaataaaaatgaaacattaggTGAAAAAACATGTAGCAGAATGACTGTCAGTACCGGTAATGCACATTATACAATTATAATACAATAACTATGTCTGTAGACTCCATTTTATTAGCAAAATGTGATTTCACTAGCTACCTTCAAGTTGTTACCAGTCTATATTTAAGCACATGGATGCACCGTTTCTAACAGTGGTAGTCAGCTGAACTGCATTTCCACAGGCTTCACAggcaaatgaataaataaacataatttgAGGAAAATCTGTTTGAGTGAATCGCACAGACAATGTGGCACCCTCTGCTTTTTGGATACTTTGAAGACTTTTGGATAATTTACATTCAAATCAAAATCCTGTGGCATGAACAATGTGAAGCTGTTCCATCATAGAGACTTCACAGCAGGTTGGCATGTTCTGGAAACCCCTGTTAACACTTGGCTGGTGAACAAACACATGGTTGGATTAACCTAAACATGGGAGAAGGAGCTTTGGAATATGACTCCTATTTGACACAACTTAGTTCTATTCAGATATGCAGTATATTTAGGAATATTCACCCTGTACTGTACatgacaaaaagaagaaaaactacatCAGTTAATGCtggagctgattttttttcatgaatCTGCTGaatacttttatactttttctataTATTGTCAGAAAATAGTGAAACATCCAAGTTTCAGTCCAAAGTGGAAATTTTATATCTATACAGCACtgagcaaaagtcttgagccattccttatttctttatatttctttttatatatcTTTACATTGAAAAACTAGACCAAACATATAGTTTGTTGCCATTTGTTTGGGTGAATCCACAAAAAAGGCTAATGGCAACACTGTACAATGGGCATAAAATAAATAGTATTCTTGGCACAACATGAAAGTTTGGCATATCTTAGTGCGGTGTGCTGTGTATCCTTAAAGAAAATCTGTGGacactggacaagtggaggacagaAGAATGAGTAGCAGGTCTGAAAAAGTATCAACAACAAATGAAAAGTTTTTGAAAGTCATCTtctgaagaaatctgaaaaTATTCCAgaaaagacctgacacaggacccgACAGACACATCTGGCCCTCAGTTGATCCCTCTGCTGTTCACTGAAACCTCATTAGATATGGTCTCACTGGAGGGCCGTCTGTCAAGAAACCATGCTCAAGAAATGGAAGCAataagaaaaggctgaggtatgcaaAACTACACAAGAACaggtattacaataaaaacacaacaatgacaacaaaTTTTACCACATTTTACCACATTAACAAATACTAAAACTAacaatttttatttagtttagttagttttccaaGTTGACAAGTTAATTGTTTTTCAAggtctagtttttatttttagctgtgttaacaaaaactaaaacaatcTTCCCCCATACAATATCAGTTTTTAGTTTCGTTTCAGTTAACTATAATAACCTTGCCAACAGGTCAGTAATGAATCCAAATATGAATTTTTCGTCAAATCATTGTGAGTGTGCACAGAGGTCAgaagagaggtacaacagtgagtgtacACTGCCAtcagtaaaacacagtggaggctgtgTCATGctttgggctgcatttcagccaatGATGAAGGGACTGATCCATTGATCTACCATGCAATACCACCTGGAAAGCATTCCATTGGAATCGGCTTCATTTTCAAGCAGGACAGTGATTCTAAAGACAATGGGAATGGTATATACTTTATTTCCATGAATGCTTGCacatatttcatatatatatgaatGGCTTGAGACTTTTGCTCAGTACTGTACTATATTCCCTTACTACTGCTTTGTTAAACAACTCAAAATTAATATCAGATACATTAGTAATTATTTCATGGTATTAAACAGattaacattaaataaatagaaatgatCAGATTCCCAATCAAACATGATGCAGTAAAATAAAGTTAAGCTAACTTCATTGTCTTCTGCAACAAGAGGCTAATCACAGTCTACTCAGCAACATCATGTCCCAGCTGTGATGGAAATGTAAGTACTCAAATGCGCTTTTTTAAAACACCGTAAAAGAGTTAAAGATATCAGCTTAGTGTTGTTCCAGATAATGACTCACTTTGAATACGGAGGCCTCGGTTGATCAAATGAGTCAAGCTCCTGCATCACATGACCAAGGAAACTGCATCAAATTTTAATTTCCCCGGAAGTTACCCATGCGACTCGGAGGCGTACCGGCTTCGCACAGGAGAAACATCGCACTATGGCCTCTCTCTGAGCCGCCTCACACGATACTTGTGTATATACCTAACCGGCAATCCATCACCATCGACGCCTTGATCATGGACCTGCGGTCCAGAGGCTTTTCTTGGGGCCATCGGAGTTGTCAATAGTATTCCCGAAGGACTATATTATTTGATTTTGAGCACTGTCACTTTTGCACGCCTGGGGGTTTAAACCGAAGTGACAGTTTAGCACTCTCCCCCATCTGCCGGTTAGCTAACTAGCTCGCTAAGTCATTAGCCAAGAAGGGCATCATTTTTCTGTTGGAGTTAAAGGACAAGGAAACTGCAGCACCACCGCTTTCATTAACAGAAGACTGAGCCGAGGCTGATTCCCCGAGTTCCTACCTTGCAACACAGTAACTGTTATAATTCCTGGTAAGAAGAAACCCGGCGGTATGCTAGTTCCCCGAGCGGGGCTGCATTTTTGTGAAAGGCACACGGGCTGAGCAGGCCCTGACCGTCCACACACACCAGCAGAGCTAGCAGGCTAATCCTCCCCTGGGTCCCGGTAAAACTACTTTATCTGAGTGTTTTccgtcagtttttttttttaatttagagcTGACGCTAACCTAAAGTTAACTAAATTAACAGCGTTggctgttttggtttggttATCTCGGTGGGCTTCGTGGGAAAGCTATGGCTAACCCTAACCTAACGCTTTTTCGGTTTtcggttaaaaaaataataaaaagaaatccaTGTTTACTGCGATCTGGGTCAATTTCCTTACAGTTTGTCTTATAGTCGGTGCCCTCAGTGCCAAAATATTAGGCCACGTTAACCATGAACATCAGGTACACGGTTTCATTTTGGTGTCGCCGGGCCTGTAACACCCCGCTAACCGCTAGCCAATGTTAACCAACAATAGCATGACTGTAACTTAACCTAATCGCTGTCGCGTGTTGCAACATTATTGACAAAGCTAACTACTTCACTGTTCCCGGCCTTTGAGTATAAATGTGTATTCATATAATCAGCACAGTAAAACTGTTCGGCCGGGCTCTGTGTACATTGAGGTTAAATGCGGACTCAGCCACGTAGCGTAACTAAGTAAAATGTCTGTGATGGTGGGACACGTAACATTAGCCGGCTGTGGGCTAACGATCCAGCCAACCTCGCCGGGGCATCTCTGATTCGTTAGCAGGccataaaaaaatgtgttttactgtAAATGTCAGCTAATACAAGACCGTTTACATTTAATCGTGAATCATAAGCCCGTTAGCCATCGCTGCTGGCGCGCCATATGGAAGCATTGAAGCCCTGTCAAAAAGAAGCATGGCACCAGCTAGCATCTGACGATAGTCACTGTGTCAGCAGGTGGATGGTGTATGACACGTCTCCTGCTATTACggcagttttcattttttaaaagcaattctatcattttttttttgttttttagtttcaaCCCCCCGCAGCCGTCATTTACTCATGGGAAAACGGCAGTCAGTATTGAGTTTTGTATGGTTTATTtgcacgggggggggggggtttagcTTCTGTTCACACAGTAAATGAACTTTGACCTGAGGTATCCATTTTCTTAGATTCACTCAAAAACAGCGTGCGTGTGAGCTTTAATAACTGACAAATTAGCATTGGTGTCTAAGGCAgccatttattttaaagtaatttgAACCCTTATCTACTCAACCTAAGCTTTGAATAgaagataaaacacataatTGTGTTACCAGCTGATTTAATCAAGGATGGAGGAGGGAAAGACACTAATTGCCTCCTCATATGAGCTCTGTAAAAATGCAAGGGAACGAGATTGGGGAGGTGGTGGTGTTATCATAGGCGAAACTGCAGGCCACACCCTGGCTGCTTGGTTAGATGTTGCTACACTAAAGGTTCAACATGTCTCCTTACAGTGATCTTTAGTATCCAACCTCAATGGCTGTAATTAGCATTTTTAACAAAGACCTGGAATATCAGTGCCTGCttgcaaatgttaaaaaaaaagtaatttcatgTTCTCATTTTGACATTATTTCTTGCTCGTCTTTCCCCCCAGGAAGGCTGGCACCACATCGCCACCCTAATGCAGTACCATAAAAGAACGTGAAATGAACAAACCACCACAGCCTATAGCGGGACCCACTTCTGTCCCCAATCCTGCCCCTTCCCCTGGATTGACACAGGTGAGACCCACTAacatagtttatttatttattttggtagtTTAGAGTTTAGTAacctttttcccccctctccctcctcttctgTTCTCTCCTATTAAGGCTGCCTACGGCCCTGGACAGCCACCTTCTCTTGTTTTTGCAACCCCTCCACCTCCACAAATGAACTCTGCACCACAGCCAAGACAGGTATTGTTCACAGCATGCTTTCTGTTGTTGATATGGTTGAGAACCCCTTTCTTTCTTGCTCTTTCACAACAGTTTCTGACATAGCTTCTTCTGCTGTAAGGCTTTGCCTCGGCGTGTGTGTTATAACTGCTATTTGCCGTCTTTGTCCTTGAATGTCAATCTTGACTTCTTTCCTCTCTTCTGCTGTCCTAGTTTGCTACTGGGCCCCGTACTTTACATCAACAGGTACTAACACCCCTTACTTTTCATCACATCCCCTCTGTCTCCTTAGTGTAATGCATGCTTTCAGATACAAATTGGGAAAGAAGATAAGATGAGTGTTTAGATCTGCCCTTCTAAACATCCATTTAGATtagtttactttaaaaaaaacattcaaatccAAATGAGCTCTTTTGCaacattaaattattattaaagcCCTTAGATTGTGTAATCAACATTATGTAACTTTAATGCAAGTTACGTTTTGCAAGTGAGTCTATGATGTAAAttaaaaagagctgaaaattcAACTCTACACAGTTTTCTTTTCCAGTGTCCCCCAAAgttctttcctttttcctcaGTCCTTGTTTTCCCCTTTCATCTTAATTTAGTACCAAGTCAGCATATCTTGCATCAgatcatgttttatttaaatacctGGTTTGTAGACATGAATTGTATTATTGTGAaaattttgaaaaatgaaagcatttCTGATACGGTCTAAATTGTGCAGCAGGCTGTCATTTGAAAACAGCCCACGTCTCGCCACTGTTTTGCATTGATCACCACATTTGTCCTAATCCCACAGTGATAAAGGGCCTTGTTGCCACCAgatattaaaatgaattaaactgCATGTGCCTGCAGCCCTTAATGTGATTCTTGAGCCTACCAGAAGTAGGGCCCTGCAGGACTAGAAGGGGATCGTGTTTCTATAATGATCTGTCCAGAATCGATTGCATGTGCATCTGTAGTTGTTTGAGCGTACCCATCATGACTGCGAGGCACACTGCTACCTCTCATACTCCTCCCTTCTTCCTTCGttctgtaaattcagacatccCCCTCATTGTGTCGGGTCCTCATTTTCACCTTAATCTTACTCCCTTTCTTGCTCTTTGCTCATGTGTTGCGCGGCTGAAGGGTGGATACAGAGCATTACAGGTAACAGCTTTTCTCTTCGTCCCTCCCCTGTTAACTTGTGCTAACCTCATTGTGGCAGGAAGTCATGACTTTCAAGATAATTTAAACTCCCAAGTTACCCAGAATTGAATTTAGTGTGCACATGTGCAGTTGCTGTGAGTGCGTAGATTCCAGGTGAAGGGTAAGGGCGTGTGCGCAACTCGaatcaaaaacacagaaaaatgtaaaagcaaGAATTAGGAATACCATTGTTACGAAATGCACAGGCAGAACCATAAGTTTGCTGCTGATATGATGCAGTcttcatctttttgtttttgttcttttaagaGCTACTATCAGAACCGACCCGCCATGGCCACCAGTGCTCCAAGGGTACCGGGAAATAGTGGCCCTCGAGCTGTTGCACCAGCTCATGTCTACCCACCCGGCTCacaaatgatgatgatttcCCAACCTTTTGCTGGCTCTCCTCAAGGCTACTTCATTCCCTCTGGACAGGTTAGTGCACACACGAGCTCTACTCTGCAGCCAGCCCAAGTAATGAATACGTAATTATCATAACAGTTGCAGTCACCCAAATATAAGTGTTAAAAAGTCACAGTACCTTCGGAATGAATTGAATTTAATAGTAACAGGTTGAGCTTATTGCTCTTCATTATTGTTTGTATGTTTAATGTTGGAAGGTCGCAGTATTCTTCATGTCAGTTTGGTGTCTTTAGTgtcagttttcattttaaacttgaattcagttttatttatttagcaccaaatcacaacagcagtcacctcaaggcgctttatattgtagagTGATCCGGCAACAATGGAGAGAAATgtccaacaatcaaatgaccctcTTGGTGACagcagaaaggaaaaactcccttttaacaggaaaaaacctctgTCACAATCAGGCTCGGGGAGGGGCGGCCGTGTGCcgtgaccagttgggggtgGTGGGAGGAAAACGGGACAAAAGACATTCTGTgcaagagagccagagattaagaATAACTAacaattaaatgcagagtggtgtataaacacacaaagCCCTCTTTCACTAGTACGTACTCAGCTCGACTCTGTTTTTAGGATTCTCCATTAGGTGGCGCTACCAGGTACTTTTTTTAGTACCTGGTACTCGGCTGGGGTTCCAAATGCTCTCCCTTGATCCGAAAATGTGATGTCAATAGACTGCATGCCACTGTTTGACTGGTCAATAGTGTCACTCTAAGTCATGAGAGCATCTCCTTCACAAAATGGCCACTTTTGTAACCCGGCAACAAGGATATACCTTCACCTCGATGTcctccattgttgtgttgtttgtgtcgGGTACAAATAACGTCCTAGGCCCTTCGACCACGTTGCTATAACGACCCTATGCACATTAGGTGGTACTACGGTGTAATGGAAAACGACTGAAACCAAGCCGAGTTGTGCCAAGTACTTACTAGTGGAAAAAGCGCTAATAGTGAAGAACAAACTCAGTGCTTTAGGAGTCCTTCTGATGGCTCATCCAAAGTGTCTTCTAAAGAGTTTCATTATACCCACCTTCCAGTCCTTAGCGAACCACACCCAAAAATGAAGGTGACATCACAGCCGATTCTGCTGGTTGTGCACCTcacaatttaaatgtatttatttattttggcatAATCTCccactgctgctgccatcacagCTGAGTTGAGAACACTGTATATAATTGTGTtggtttttactgctgttttaaTGATAACCTTACAAAAGCTCAGAGATTCACAAATTATACAGACGACATGTAGTAACACGAGactttgtattaaaaaaaaacaaaaaacttggcAGTTTCTTTGCTTTCGGTTTTGACTTCTCCTATACCAGCGCTAGTGTGGAAATTCGTCTGAAGCTTGTTATCCTATGTGAGGACGGGAGAGACACGCAGTTTGAAAACCTGTTACGATGAGCTACATTAATATTTGAAAGTCCTCTTAATAGAGGTTTTTGGAGTGAGGCTCTCAAAACTTAATTGTTGTTTGTCTTGTTTCTACAGTACCGAGCTCCATACATGCCTCCTACCCAGCAGTATCCCGTGACCAGCGGCACAGCAAACTTCTATACCGGAACTAGCCCTGCTGAATACCCTCCTTATGGTAAGGGTTTTTAACCCCAAGACTCACAACAACCAAGCCGAACCACAAACGCGTCCAGTTTAA from Pelmatolapia mariae isolate MD_Pm_ZW linkage group LG18, Pm_UMD_F_2, whole genome shotgun sequence includes the following:
- the tfa gene encoding transferrin-a; its protein translation is MKPLLLVALLGLLASAFAAPGSQKVKWCVKSDQELRKCLDLAAAAPAFSCVKKENTLECIIAIKAGEADAITVDGGDIYTAGLNNYDLHPIIAEDYGTGTDTCYYAVAVAKKNTGFGFRDLRGKKSCHTGLGKSAGWNMPIGSLVSMKVIEWGGIEDKPLEEAVSTFFHASCAPGAARGSKLCELCKGDCSRSQREPYYDYNGAFQCLAEGAGDVAFVKHLTVPESDKPMYELLCKDNTRAPIDNYKTCSLARVPAHAVVTRKDPQLADLIWQSLHRVQTDHSFNLFSSEAYAPAKNLMFKDSTVSLVKVPPNTDSFLYLGANYMSIVHSLKKEQASDVASPAIRWCAVGHAETAKCDTWSISSVSEDTTSIECQSAPTVEDCLKKIMRKEADAVAVDGGQVFTAGKCGLVPVMVEQYEQEMCGNSNAPASSYYAVAVVKKGSGVTWETLKGKKSCHTGIGRTAGWNIPMGLIYKRENDCDFTKFFISGCAPGAEPTSPFCSLCVGSGKAVGDQAKCKASADEQYYGYAGAFRCLVEGGGDVAFVKHTIVTENSDGSGPDWARNLRSSDYQLICPGKEPAEIHEYATCNLAVVPAHAVVTRPDSHSKVVRILQEQQAKFGNSGTDPSFRMFQSENGKNLLFKDSTKCLQEVPEGRTYEQFLGNPYMEAMKALRICSETASDLEKSCAFHACQQG